In the Commensalibacter nepenthis genome, ATTCAGCAGGTAGAGTCTTCGATGGATTCAGGCGTGAAAAAGAGTCACTAACCTTGACTGAGAATTGTTGACTTCCTAAATCTTGGATCGGTTTGTGAGTATCCTGAGCTTGTTTAAAAACTGTCGTTGCGGCAATATTTGCTTGTCTCTTGATATTTTGTTGTTGCCAAGATTGTAGAACAAAATCTTTTGCTTTTTCAAAGGATTCTTGATGGGCTGGTAAAATATCTTCTACAATGAACGCATAATAAATATTATTCTCACCTTGTATCAAAGACGCTGGGGCATTTTTAGCTTTGGAGAATATATTCATCAGCATTGTTTTTTTAACTTTTTCATCAGAAGGAAGTGGTGCTGGATTATTTTGTAATGTTAACCCTTGCTCGTTTAACGTTCCTGTCACAGCAATGATTCCCAACCCACCCAGTTTACTTAATTGATCTTCGTCCAGCCCTTGACTACCTGCCAACACATCTTGAATCTTTTTAATGTTACTTGGAAAATCTTGTTTGGATTGTGCTTGAATAAGCTCTGACTTCAGTTGATCTTTAACTTGATCCAAAGCAATTTCATGAGGCGGAACTATTCCAGTTACTTTAAATACGCTCCATCCCATAGGCGTTTTGATTGGTGCAGATACTGTGTTTACAGCAGCTTTTTGCACAGCATCAGCCAACTCTGCAGAAGGAGAAGATTGGGCTGTAAATTCGGTTAATGTTGTGGCAAAGCCATTATTTTGTTGAGTTTGCTTTTGAATATTTTCCCAAGAATCTTTATTCCAAGAAGATGCTATTGCTTTAGCAGCATTTTGATCTTTTACCGTTATAATTTCAATATTTCTTGATTCAGGCTTTTGAAATTCTTTTTTTCTAGAGTTATAATATTGTGAAACCTGTTGATCTGATACTTCCACCCCTTTTTGAACTGTTTCAGGAGAGATAAAAATCAATTTGATCTTTCTGTATTCAGGAACAGTAAATTCTGACAAGTGATTGTCATAGTATCTTTTCAACACTGCATCAGATGGCGTTGCATCAGGTTTATAAGTATTAAATGGCACTTGGATGTAATTCAGTTGTCTTGTTTCATTGCTGAAAGCAAAAATATTTTTTGCCATAATATCCGATGCTGATGCCCCAGAAACGATGGGAACCGTTAATCCAGAGATCATTAATTGATTGCGCAACATTTCTAAGAATTGGGGCTCGGTTTGATTGGTTTGCCTTATATATTGATTAAATAATTCCCGATCAAATTTCCCCTCTTTTTGAAAAGCTGGAAAAGAGAAAATTAAATTACGCAATGCATCATCAGAAACAGTTAATCCTGATTTTTCAGCGGCGATAATTAAATTATTCTCAATAATTAACTTTTGCAAAGCTTGGTTAACCAGTTGCGCTCTCATACCACTAGGGATTTGATATTTGTCGGAAAAACCTTGCTGTGCAGCATATTGTTGCAGTTGCAGATTTGCAGCCGAATCTAATTGTTGCAATGTGATGGTTTTATCACCAATCCAAGCCACAACATTACTATCTCGATGAGACCAAGTGTCGATAATAGTTTCGGCACCCCAACTGATAAATACAAGAAAGATAAGGCCAACAAGAACGCGCCCAAACCATGAATCAATAAGTAAATGTCTTAACCGAGACAACATGTAACGTAACCTAAATAATTTAAATGCGAATTAAATACTCTGTAATTATGTAGCAATAACCTATATATGATTAAGCTGCAAAAAAAATGTTATAGCTTTTGGATTATATCAAAATATAATATTGTATGATAACATCTTTTGATTATAAATCGAACCTTTATAATCCATATATTTTAATTATTCATACAGGGAGCATTTAATATGGCTAAACCAATCATTATTGGAAATTGGAAAATGAATGGCTTGTCAGAAGAAGCCGATCATATTGTTTCTGCGTTACTTGCTTATGCTGAAAAAAATAAAAATTTTGCCCCAACTGTAATTTGCCCCCCTTTTACACAACTTTATCATATTCAAAAACACATAAAAAACACCCCTTATGCATTGGGAGCGCAAGATTGTCACGTTGCTGAAAAAGGCGCATATACTGGCAATATCTCTGCTGCAATGTTAAAAGACGTTGGCGCAAAATACGTCATTTTAGGCCACTCTGAACGTAGAGCCGAATATAAAGAAAGTAACGAGCTTGTCAGTCAAAAAACAATTGCAGCTCAAAATTCTGGATTATTGCCTGTCGTTTGTATTGGTGAAACAAAAGAAGAACGTGAATCCAATCAATATAAAGATGTTATCGCCAATCAAATCAAAGGATCATTACCAGAACAGTTTAATGGTCTGGTGGCGTATGAACCTGTATGGGCAATTGGCACAGGCGCATCCGCCAAAAATGAAGATATTGCCGAAGTGATTTCGTTTATTCGTGAAAAACTTGTTGCTCAATATGGAGAAAATGGTAAAAAAACACCTATATTATATGGTGGATCAGTTAAACCAAATAATGTAAAAGATATTTTTGCAATTTCCGAGCTGGGTGGTGTATTGGTTGGTGGGGTCAGTTTAATCCCTGAGGACTTTTTGCAACTTGTTACAATTGCTCAAGATTTTGTATAATTTAAAAACATCTCTTTCTTGACTGCTAGTGAAAGTATACTAAACACATGATGACTATTCTTCTAATTGTACAATTATTGGTTACTCTTGCATTGATTGGCGTTGTGTTAATCCAACGTAGTGAAGGTGGCGGTTTAGGTATCGGAAGCAGTCAAGGAATGGGCTCTTTTATGACTGGGCGCGGTACAACGAATTTGTTAACACGTGCCACAGGTATATTGGCAGCAGCTTTTATGGTGTTATGTATCGTTATTGCTATTTTATATAAAAATGAAGCACAAGACAAAAGAAAAAGTCTTTTAGATATCGTTCCACAACAAACAAGCCAAACACAACCAAAGCCTGCTGCTACTCAACCACAACCTCAGCCTCAACAAACTGAGAAAACAACACCAAATAAATAATTTTATTTAACATCTATATAATTAACTCTAGTTAGATCAATATAAAGAAGGCTTCATGACGCGATTTGTGTTTATTACTGGTGGTGTAGTTTCCTCATTAGGAAAAGGCATCGCCTCTGCCGCGCTGGCAAGTTTATTACAAGCACGTGGTTATTCTGTTCGTTTAAGAAAATTAGATCCTTACTTAAATGTTGATCCCGGAACCATGAGCCCTTATCAACATGGCGAAGTGTTCGTAACCAATGATGGTGCTGAAACAGATCTTGATTTGGGTCATTATGAACGATTTACTGGGGTCGATGCATCACGTAACGATAATGCAACTTCTGGACGTATTTACTCTGATGTTATGATGCGTGAACGGCGTGGGGATTATCTGGGCGCAACAGTACAAGTTATTCCTCACATTACCAATGCGATTAAATCCGTTATTTTACAAGATGCTGATGATGTCGATTTTATGCTGGTCGAAATTGGTGGGACCGTTGGTGATATTGAAAGCCTCCCTTTCCTAGAGGCTATTCGCCAATTGCGTAATGATTTAGGTAATGAACAAACTCTTTTTATGCATCTAACTTTGGTTCCTTGGATTGCATCAGCCGGTGAATTAAAAACGAAACCAACCCAGCATTCTGTTAAAGAATTGCAAAATGTTGGTATTCAACCACAAATTTTATTATGTCGCTGTGATCGCACAATTCCAAAACATGAGCGTCAAAAAATTGCTAATTTCTGTAATGTTAGAACAGAATCAGTAGTCCCTGCACTTGATGTTGATACGATTTACGGTTGTCCAATTGAATATCATAAAGAGGGTCTAGATACAGAAGTTCTGCGTCATTTCAATCTTCCTTATGACAAAGAGCCAGACCTCACCAAATGGTATAAGATTCTTGATGCGCTAAGAAATCCCGAAAGCGAAGTTACGGTTTCTATTGTTGGTAAATATACAGCTTTGCTCGATAGTTACAAATCTTTGATCGAGGCATTGCTTCATGGTGGCATAGCTCATAGAGTCAAAGTGAATATCAACTGGATCAAAGCAGAAGATTTAGAAGATGCAGAAGATACAAGCAACTTCTTTATCAATTCAAATGCTATTTTGGTTCCTGGTGGTTTTGGTGAACGGGGTAGCGAAGGCAAGATTAAAGCCATTCGATATGCCAGAGAAAATAATATTCCATTTCTTGGTATTTGTTTTGGTATGCAAATGGCTGTGGTTGAATGTGCAAGAAACCTTGCAGGTTTACCTCAAGCATCTTCATCAGAATTTGGTCCAACAGAAGAACCCCTTGTAGGACTGCTGACAGAATGGATTGATTCTGGACAAGTGAAACGTCGTTATTCTGGGGATAATATGGGTGGAACTATGCGCCTTGGGGCATATACTGCTGAATTAACACCTGGTTCAAAAGTTGCAACAATGTATGGTAGCACAACTATTCAAGAACGCCATCGCCATCGATATGAAGTGAATATTCACTATCAAGAACAAATTGAACGTGCAGGTCTCAAATTCTCTGGTTTATCCCCTGATAAAGTTTTACCAGAAGTTGTGGAATATGAAAATCATCCTTGGTTTATTGCGGTACAATATCATCCAGAATTAAAATCTAAACCATTTGCGCCTCACCCATTATTTTCAGGCTTTATCGAAGCTGCGATCAATCAGGAAAAATCAAAATGAATTTGAATAAATCAGTTCCAGTTTGCTCTTTAACCATTGCAAATAACCTTCCATTTACGTTGATTGCAGGACCATGTCAGATTGAATCCTTGGAACATGCGTTAAATACTGCACAAACATTAAAAGATATTTGTGAAAAGTTAAATATTGGACTGATTTATAAAAGCTCTTTTGACAAAGCAAATCGCACAAGTATTACAACACAGCGAGGTCTTGGAATGGAGCAAGGTCTTGCTATTTTAAATGAGGTCAAAGTCAAATTGGGATTACCGATTCTGACCGATATTCATTTACCTGAACAATGTGAACAAGTAGCCTTGGTTGCAGATATTTTGCAAATCCCAGCATTTTTATGCCGTCAAACAGATTTGTTAATTGCCGCAGCAGAAACCAATAAAGTGATTAATGTGAAAAAAGGTCAATTTTTGGCTCCTTGGGATATGAAAAATGTTGCTGATAAAATTGCATCAACAGGAAATGAGAAAATCTTGTTATGTGACCGAGGTACTTCTTTTGGATATAATACCTTAGTTAGCGATATGCGCGGTTTGCCGATTATGGCTCAAACAGGTTATCCTGTGGTATTTGATGCGACTCATTCGGTTCAACAACCTGGCGGAATGGGCAGCTCTTCTGGGGGGCAACGTGAGTTTGTCAGTTATCTTGCCAAAGCCGCAATGGCTGTTGGTGTTGCTGCTCTATTCGTAGAGACCCATGAAGATCCTGACAATGCCCCAAGTGATGGTCCTAATATGGTTAAATTAGCTGACCTCCCTGCTCTTTTACAAAAACTTGTCCAAATTGATCGGATTACCAAGGAGTTCTAAAAATTACCGCACCAATGAGGCAAAGCTGAATAACAAATGTTGTCAGCCACCTCATAGTTTGATAACCAGCTGGTTGTTCTGTAGGTAGGTATGAATTTCTTTCCAAAAATAAGGTCACTGCAAATCCGATAATAAGAAATAAAAGTGCCATAGACCATTTATGATTAGCAGTAAGAATAATTGCTAATTCACCAAACAAACATGGCACAACAGCGATCGATAAACGTTTCTTATCGATAACATTCATATCACTATCTAATAAAATCACGGGCTTTTGCATTGAAAGAATCCAGTTAATTCCCCCAATAAATGACAATATGATTGCTGCATAGCCAACAAAAGCAGGCAATAATATGGGCAATGTTGTTTGTGGTGAATAAAACATCATTATAAACGCCATGATGACTAATGGAACGGGTGATAATACCCCTAGCAAAAAAGGTAAAAGAGGTATTTTTTTCATTATAATTTTCCTCAAACTAACTATTATCTCTGTAAAATAAATAATTGACTATCTAGTAAAAAAAACTTTTCTTAACTATACTCATATTCATATAACAAAGATCCTTTGCTAATACATATGCTTTAATATTGCTTAATAATCAAGTTTCAGCAATGTTAGATTTATATGATTTTATTCTCGATAATTTTTAAAACCCTCATATGTTAGGATAAAAAATGAGTGCAATTATTGACATTGTAGCACGCGAAATTCTAGATAGTCGTGGTACACCAACCATCGAAGTCGATGTTGAATTAGAAAGCGGTGTCGTTGGACGTGCAGCAGTGCCTTCTGGTGCATCAACTGGGATTCATGAAGCTGTTGAACTCCGTGATGATGATAAAAATCGTTATTTTGGTAAAGGCGTTTTAAAGGCTGTTAATAATGTTAATAGTGAAATCTTAGAAGCGTTAGTAGGTATCGAATCACTTGATCAAATGCTTGTTGATGAAGTGATGATTGAACTTGATGGCACACCAAATAAAAGTCGTTTAGGTGCGAATGCTACTTTAGGTGTTTCAATGGCGACTGCAAAAGCATCAGCCGAAGAACTAGGCATTCCTTTATATCGTTATCTTGGCTCTCCTTATTCTCATGTGTTGCCTGTACCAATGATGAACATCGTTAATGGCGGTAAGCATGCTGACAATCCCATTGATATCCAAGAATTTATGATTGTTCCTCATGGTGCATCTTCTATCGCTGAAGCTGTCAGAATGGGCGCAGAAGTTTTCCAAGCATTAAAAAAAGATTTACATGCAGCTGGTTTAAACACCAGTGTTGGTGATGAAGGTGGGTTTGCTCCTAACCTTAAGTCAGCTCATGAAGCTTTAGAATATATTATGAAAGCGATTGAAAAAGCTGGTTATAAGCCAGGCGAAGAAATTTCATTAGCTTTGGATCTTGCTTCATCTGAATTTTATAAAGATGGCAAATATAATATGACTGGCGAAGGTAAAATCTTTAGCTCCAGTGAAATGGTTGATTATATTGTTGGTTTATGTAAAAATTTCCCTATCATTTCAGCTGAAGATGGATGTGCTGAAGATGACTGGGAAGGTTGGGCAGAAATGACTCAAAAGCTCGGGAACAAAATCCAACTTGTTGGTGATGATTTGTTTGTTACCAACCCTACAAGACTTGCTAAAGGAATTAAGCAAAATATTGCGAACTCTTTATTAGTTAAAGTAAATCAAATTGGTACATTAACCGAAACATTCAGAGCAATGGAATTAGCACATCGTCATGGTTATTCAACCGTGGTTAGCCATCGTTCTGGTGAAACAGAAGATGCAACCATTGCTGATTTAGCTGTTGCAACCAATGCTGGACAAATTAAAACAGGCTCTTTGTCTCGTTCAGATCGTATTGCTAAATATAATCAATTGATTAGAATTGAAGAAGATTTGGGTAATGCAGCAAGATATGCTGGTCGTAACGCATTTAAAGCATTAGAAATCTTATAATTGAATGCTTGACAAAATCGGAACAAATAGATTACTTCCGATTTTGTCACTATATTGTATCATTTAAGGGAATATCGAATGCGTTTTTTCCGTTATGTTAAAAAACTAGTTAAATCAGTTATTCCCCCTGTTTTCTTTATAGGTTTAACAGGCTTTTTTATATGGAATACCTTAAATGGTGACCATGGTTTAAAAAGCTATTACGTTCAACAAAAATTATTAGTTGAAGCCGAGCAAGCCCAGCAAGATGCTGTCTCAGAACAGCAAATCTGGAGTAGACGTGTTGTTGGATTAAAAGAAGGTCATCTTGACAAAGATTTATTAGATGAACGCACACGTGTCATGCTGAGCTTTGCGCAAGAGGACGAGATTATCATTCCTTATAAAGCGAATGACCATCTTTATTAAAATATTTTTTAATAAAATTTTAAGCACAAAAAAAGCTGGAGCTACTTGCCCAGCTTTTTTATTTGTTTTATTTCGTTAAGAAAAACTATTTAATTTTTGCTTCACGGAAAACAACGTGTTTACGAACAACTGGATCGTATTTTTTTAATTCCATTTTACCAGTATGTGCTCTTGCATTCTTTCTGGTTACATAGAAAAAACCTGTTTCAGCAGTTGAAAGTAATTTAATTTGAATTGTGTTACTTTTAGCCATTACATCCTCGTTTTGATCAGCTTATCTTTGTATTAAAATATCGCTTTTATACTAAATGCTTATATTTTATCAAAAGATCAAGTTAAATCTTAAAATCCTATTATTTTCATACAATTTTTTTATAATTTGTCAAATGATACCAAATTATAAATCCTTATTATCGTTCTTTATACTATAAATCATTCAATAACTCTAATAAAATAATATTATTTCTTTTGTAAATTGGGCAATAAATTGATCTGTGATCTTTTCTATATATGGGACTTCAGCGATAACAGCAATTCTTCCATGACGTTCAATGGCTTCTTTATTCGCTGGATTCAGATTGCCATTTAAAATAACCCCAGCAATAGGGATATGATGATTTCTCAAAACATTTATTGTCAAAAGCGTATGATTTAACGTTCCTAGCTCTGTTCTTGCAACGATTACAACGGGTAAATTAACTTTCTGCATCATTTGAAGCATATATTGAGAACCTGCAACAGGAACCAAAACGCCCCCTGCTCCTTCAACAATATAAGGTCTATTTTGAGTAGGTAAGGAAAAATCGAGTTGGTGAATATCTAATGTGATTGCTTCGCTTTTAGCGGCTTCTTCTGGGGATAACGGTTCTTGTAATTCAATGAGTGGTGGAATGATTTGTGCATCTGGGATTTGTGCTAGTATTTGTATATTTTTACTATCCCCAAGATCACAATTTAATCCCGTTTGCATCGGTTTCCAATAGGTTGCGCCTAATGCTTTGGTTAAACATGCAGATATAAAAGTTTTGCCAACATCAGTATCTGTGCCAGTAACAAAAAAACCTTTTGCAGCAAATCGTCTAAAACAACCCAGAGCAACTTCATAAGTAGTATATCCATAATCCTCATTAAACTGCGTAAGAATTTTTTGAAATTGTGCTGCTGATAAAGGTTTGTGCGTTTTCGCAGCAATATGGGCGCCAATAGCGCGCAATCCTTTGATAAATTCTATTCCATTTTTAATTGATTCTAAAATAGTTTCACTTTGCCAAAAACCACCACCTATTTCAGATGACCAATAAGAGTCTAATGTTTCTACATTCGGATAAGATTGAAAAGAACAATGACAGTCATGTTCAGCATATATCTGACGCCATTCTTTGAAGCTCTGCTGTGCCAATGTAGAGCATAGCAAATATCCGTTAGGATTTAATAATGTTGTGATTGTTTTTAATGAGTGTTCTAAATTTTCAAACCATTGAAAGGCAAGGCTAGACACAATAAGATCAAAAGATTGTTCCAAATCAATCGCCTCGCCATCCATTACTTTGAACTGAATATTGGGATTATTACCATATTTCTTTTTAACCCGTTCAATCATATAAGGGGAAATATCAGTAATTAATAATTGAGCCTTAGGAAAAAAATCAATTATTAATTGGGTTAATAATCCTGTTCCACAGCCAATTTCTAAGATTGATAAAGGTTGAGAACAATCCATATCTAACGTTTTGATAAATTGAGCTAAACGCTTTGCGACAATTTTTTGGATATGCGCTGATTGTTCATAAGAAACAGCCATATCGAAGGATTTGATAATTTTTTGTTTATAAGAATTCATAATATTAACGCAATATCTCTAATGATTTTAGAACAAGTTTCAGGCTGAGAAATAGGAAGAACATGCGTATCATCTTTTACCCAATGAATAGGATGAGATTGAAAAGAATCTGTTGTCATAGCAGGAGATACAACAGGATCATTTTGTGAGGCTAGAATTGTCAATTTATCCATAATCGAAGGAAATACATCACGAAAATCTTCAGTTTCCAAATAT is a window encoding:
- a CDS encoding peptidyl-prolyl cis-trans isomerase, whose amino-acid sequence is MLSRLRHLLIDSWFGRVLVGLIFLVFISWGAETIIDTWSHRDSNVVAWIGDKTITLQQLDSAANLQLQQYAAQQGFSDKYQIPSGMRAQLVNQALQKLIIENNLIIAAEKSGLTVSDDALRNLIFSFPAFQKEGKFDRELFNQYIRQTNQTEPQFLEMLRNQLMISGLTVPIVSGASASDIMAKNIFAFSNETRQLNYIQVPFNTYKPDATPSDAVLKRYYDNHLSEFTVPEYRKIKLIFISPETVQKGVEVSDQQVSQYYNSRKKEFQKPESRNIEIITVKDQNAAKAIASSWNKDSWENIQKQTQQNNGFATTLTEFTAQSSPSAELADAVQKAAVNTVSAPIKTPMGWSVFKVTGIVPPHEIALDQVKDQLKSELIQAQSKQDFPSNIKKIQDVLAGSQGLDEDQLSKLGGLGIIAVTGTLNEQGLTLQNNPAPLPSDEKVKKTMLMNIFSKAKNAPASLIQGENNIYYAFIVEDILPAHQESFEKAKDFVLQSWQQQNIKRQANIAATTVFKQAQDTHKPIQDLGSQQFSVKVSDSFSRLNPSKTLPAELQREAFSMQVGQTTMVEGSDSFYVASLSNVKTPTPQENPAAYKELKDNLMQANGDDIYSSYVIFVNKQGKVDVNQKAVDAIVKQGNY
- the tpiA gene encoding triose-phosphate isomerase, with the protein product MAKPIIIGNWKMNGLSEEADHIVSALLAYAEKNKNFAPTVICPPFTQLYHIQKHIKNTPYALGAQDCHVAEKGAYTGNISAAMLKDVGAKYVILGHSERRAEYKESNELVSQKTIAAQNSGLLPVVCIGETKEERESNQYKDVIANQIKGSLPEQFNGLVAYEPVWAIGTGASAKNEDIAEVISFIREKLVAQYGENGKKTPILYGGSVKPNNVKDIFAISELGGVLVGGVSLIPEDFLQLVTIAQDFV
- the secG gene encoding preprotein translocase subunit SecG, encoding MMTILLIVQLLVTLALIGVVLIQRSEGGGLGIGSSQGMGSFMTGRGTTNLLTRATGILAAAFMVLCIVIAILYKNEAQDKRKSLLDIVPQQTSQTQPKPAATQPQPQPQQTEKTTPNK
- a CDS encoding CTP synthase codes for the protein MTRFVFITGGVVSSLGKGIASAALASLLQARGYSVRLRKLDPYLNVDPGTMSPYQHGEVFVTNDGAETDLDLGHYERFTGVDASRNDNATSGRIYSDVMMRERRGDYLGATVQVIPHITNAIKSVILQDADDVDFMLVEIGGTVGDIESLPFLEAIRQLRNDLGNEQTLFMHLTLVPWIASAGELKTKPTQHSVKELQNVGIQPQILLCRCDRTIPKHERQKIANFCNVRTESVVPALDVDTIYGCPIEYHKEGLDTEVLRHFNLPYDKEPDLTKWYKILDALRNPESEVTVSIVGKYTALLDSYKSLIEALLHGGIAHRVKVNINWIKAEDLEDAEDTSNFFINSNAILVPGGFGERGSEGKIKAIRYARENNIPFLGICFGMQMAVVECARNLAGLPQASSSEFGPTEEPLVGLLTEWIDSGQVKRRYSGDNMGGTMRLGAYTAELTPGSKVATMYGSTTIQERHRHRYEVNIHYQEQIERAGLKFSGLSPDKVLPEVVEYENHPWFIAVQYHPELKSKPFAPHPLFSGFIEAAINQEKSK
- the kdsA gene encoding 3-deoxy-8-phosphooctulonate synthase encodes the protein MNLNKSVPVCSLTIANNLPFTLIAGPCQIESLEHALNTAQTLKDICEKLNIGLIYKSSFDKANRTSITTQRGLGMEQGLAILNEVKVKLGLPILTDIHLPEQCEQVALVADILQIPAFLCRQTDLLIAAAETNKVINVKKGQFLAPWDMKNVADKIASTGNEKILLCDRGTSFGYNTLVSDMRGLPIMAQTGYPVVFDATHSVQQPGGMGSSSGGQREFVSYLAKAAMAVGVAALFVETHEDPDNAPSDGPNMVKLADLPALLQKLVQIDRITKEF
- a CDS encoding DUF3429 domain-containing protein is translated as MKKIPLLPFLLGVLSPVPLVIMAFIMMFYSPQTTLPILLPAFVGYAAIILSFIGGINWILSMQKPVILLDSDMNVIDKKRLSIAVVPCLFGELAIILTANHKWSMALLFLIIGFAVTLFLERNSYLPTEQPAGYQTMRWLTTFVIQLCLIGAVIFRTPW
- the eno gene encoding phosphopyruvate hydratase, translating into MSAIIDIVAREILDSRGTPTIEVDVELESGVVGRAAVPSGASTGIHEAVELRDDDKNRYFGKGVLKAVNNVNSEILEALVGIESLDQMLVDEVMIELDGTPNKSRLGANATLGVSMATAKASAEELGIPLYRYLGSPYSHVLPVPMMNIVNGGKHADNPIDIQEFMIVPHGASSIAEAVRMGAEVFQALKKDLHAAGLNTSVGDEGGFAPNLKSAHEALEYIMKAIEKAGYKPGEEISLALDLASSEFYKDGKYNMTGEGKIFSSSEMVDYIVGLCKNFPIISAEDGCAEDDWEGWAEMTQKLGNKIQLVGDDLFVTNPTRLAKGIKQNIANSLLVKVNQIGTLTETFRAMELAHRHGYSTVVSHRSGETEDATIADLAVATNAGQIKTGSLSRSDRIAKYNQLIRIEEDLGNAARYAGRNAFKALEIL
- a CDS encoding FtsB family cell division protein, with the protein product MRFFRYVKKLVKSVIPPVFFIGLTGFFIWNTLNGDHGLKSYYVQQKLLVEAEQAQQDAVSEQQIWSRRVVGLKEGHLDKDLLDERTRVMLSFAQEDEIIIPYKANDHLY
- the rpmG gene encoding 50S ribosomal protein L33, translated to MAKSNTIQIKLLSTAETGFFYVTRKNARAHTGKMELKKYDPVVRKHVVFREAKIK
- the bioD gene encoding dethiobiotin synthase → MNSYKQKIIKSFDMAVSYEQSAHIQKIVAKRLAQFIKTLDMDCSQPLSILEIGCGTGLLTQLIIDFFPKAQLLITDISPYMIERVKKKYGNNPNIQFKVMDGEAIDLEQSFDLIVSSLAFQWFENLEHSLKTITTLLNPNGYLLCSTLAQQSFKEWRQIYAEHDCHCSFQSYPNVETLDSYWSSEIGGGFWQSETILESIKNGIEFIKGLRAIGAHIAAKTHKPLSAAQFQKILTQFNEDYGYTTYEVALGCFRRFAAKGFFVTGTDTDVGKTFISACLTKALGATYWKPMQTGLNCDLGDSKNIQILAQIPDAQIIPPLIELQEPLSPEEAAKSEAITLDIHQLDFSLPTQNRPYIVEGAGGVLVPVAGSQYMLQMMQKVNLPVVIVARTELGTLNHTLLTINVLRNHHIPIAGVILNGNLNPANKEAIERHGRIAVIAEVPYIEKITDQFIAQFTKEIILFY